The Montipora foliosa isolate CH-2021 unplaced genomic scaffold, ASM3666993v2 scaffold_395, whole genome shotgun sequence DNA segment AAACGACTTATAATTTATAATACGGCggatttaatttaaaaaacccGGAAAACTCTACGAATATGGAGACCTTTAAATTATCCTCGAGGTCCAGCTACGTGACTTCAAAATTGACATCTTTACGCGCAACAATCAGGGGTGCTGCTCCTTATCTCCTATATTGTTACCCAAGAGGTCCCCAGGAGTGAGTTTACCATTAACATCTCGGAGAGCACCTCTCAAGCCTGATGCTCCTCGACCACTTATATTGTTACCGTGGAGCATTAGATAACGAGTTCACAATTAACGTCTTTGAGTGTATCACTCAGATATGCTGCTCCTTCATCTCCTATCTTGTTTTTACTGATGTCCagttgagtgagtttacaattaacatctttgagtgcaccACTCAGGTgagctgctccttgatctcctatcttgttaAACTGGAGGTCCagttgagtgagtttacaattaacatctttgagtgcatcacacAGGTGTGCTGCTCCATGATCTCCTATATTGTTAAACTGGAGGCCCagttgagtgagtttacaattaacatctttgagtgcatcactcaggtgttttgctccttgatctcctacgTTAACAccgaggttcagctgagtgagtttacaatgaacatctttgagtgcatcactcaggtgtactgctccttgatctcctaagTTGTTAGCGctgaggtccagctgagtgagtttacaatgaacatctttgagtgcatcactcaggtgtactgctccttgatctcctaagTTGTTAGCGctgaggtccagctgagtgagtttacaatgaacatctttgagtgcaccactcaggtgtgctgctccttgatctctcAAGTTGTTACAACCGAGGTTCatctgagtgagtttacaatgaacatctttgagtgcatcactcaggcgTGCTGCTCCTTGTTCTCCTATCTCGTTTACCtcgaggttcagctgagtgagttcaCAATTAGCAtatttgagtgcatcactcaggcgTGCTGCTCCTTAAACTCCTATCTTGTTTTCCTTGAGGTCCagttgagtgagtttacaattaacatctttgagtgcatcactcaggtgtgctgctccttgatctcctatcttgttTTCCGGGAGGTTCagttgagtgagtttacaattaacatctttaaGTGCATctctcaggtgtgctgctccttgatctcctatgtTGTTTTCCCGGAGGTCCagttgagtgagtttacaattaacatctttgcgTGCATctctcaggtgtgctgctccttgatctcctatcttgttTCTAAAGAGGTCCAGTTGAGTGAGtatacaattaacatctttgagtgcttcactcaggtgtgctgctccatGATCTCCTATCTCGTTTACCtcgaggttcagctgagtgagttcacaattaacatctttgagtgcatcactcaggtgtgctgctccttgatctcctatcttgttaACATTAAGGTaaagctgagtgagtttacaattaacatctttgagtgaatATTGAATCTCTTTACAGCCTAATGGCCCGAGAGAGTTTTCACCCAATTTCAGGGACATCACATTAGCATCCTTCACAAAATCCATCACCGCTGCACAGTCAGTTGGAGCAAGCTTCATTTTTCTAAAATCTACAGCATGAAAACGAATTTCTACTTCTTCGCTTTGAATTTCAGCTTTCTTCTGTATTCTATCAATCTCATACAAGCACTTACATACCTGCAAAGCCAAATTTTTGTCTTTCAGAGAACATGGCCAATCAGTCCTCTGCACCTTCTACGGAAGAAGGTGGGTAAATACCTCACTATTTGACATTCGCTTCCCTGCATTGGGTTCTAACAATCCAGCCACAAACTGCATTACCACTTTCCAGGCCCCACAACGAATATGACGAGTAACAAATTTTTGCAGCTTGTCTCTAGAAAAGGTATCTGTGAGATGCTTGGCTGCAAAGAATTCTTGAattgttaagtggataaaacaGTATTGAGCTCTGGGTGGTTGACTGAGTGGTTGACGAGATTTCATGTCAGGTAATCGGTGAAGCAGCCCACAATCCTCCAGTCCGCTCACTTCATTTGATTCAAAGACAAGTTTTCCACATTTAATGCCCCTAAAAGCTATTTTTCCCAGTTTCTTAAACACTTCATCATTTTCAGGTTGAAGCTCATCAAATCTCTTGTACATGTAACAACCAAGGTCAGTTTTAGAGCAACTGTATTTACCACGGCCGTGCTTGTGAAAGAAAATCTTCACACTAATGCTGTAGATTTCAGTAATCTTTACGGGTAGCTTGTGCTCAGCATCAGGGTTGGCATTAATCAGTTGTAGTAAGCAATGACAAATGATGAAACAATTCACAGGGATATAGCACAATGAAAACAGGTTGAGGTTGGTGCTAATGTGTTGCcatattatttcttttaaattaccaCTGTCATCATCTTTTGTAAACTTCTCCACAAATTCCTCTACTTGCTCCGACGTAAATCCGATAATTTCAACGGTTCTATCAAACTTCAGTTCTTTGACATCTTTCACAGCAGTTGGCCTTACTGTTGTTAACAGTGTACAACCCTGAAGAACTTTTCCAGAAGCAATTTTCTTGTACAGACAACGCAGAGGCATTCTCTCCTCTGCAGTGTTCTTGAAGCGAGAGTCATCTTTGGCAATGCCTGACCTTGAGGAAAACTCGTCCATCCCATCGAAAATCAAAAGTACTTTGCTTGGATTGTCTATAATGCATTGCCACAATTCATCTTTCAAACATTCTACTGTTTCTGCGAGAGTCAACAGTTCACGGAGATTAAGATCTGGTTCCGAGTTCAAGTGTCTGAATTTCAGCAGAAAGGCTACTTCACATTGCGATTGCATTTTGGTATCATCAGAAGCCCAAAATCGAAGAAGCCTAGTACATAACATAGTTTTCCCAATTCCAGGACGACCAACAGCAAGAACGTTCCTGTGACTAGAATCAAAGATATCTTGAGGTCGTAAAGGATTAGTCTGCTCTGCACTGGCCATGGGGTATACTTGAAGTTGTTTCCATCTGTCAGCAGGAAAGTTATAGCTCGCTCTGCCTTCACGAATAACAACATTGACAAAGATTTCGTCCACGGTGAAATCTTTAGCTGGTGGCCCTTCACCTGGGTTTGGTCGGAAAGGTTGTTGAAGATCTGCAGCGTGCTCGGTACGTGCTATGGCAACACCTTTCAACCACTGTATGAATGCTTGTAGTTGTGATTCATCTagcagagcaaaaaaaaaaaaaaaagaaaaagaaaaacgattcAAAGCCTGGCAAGGAATGGTGCTAGCACTTGTTCCCTCCAGAGTTCGCACCTTTCCCTTCCCACTGAAAAAGACAACTCTTAGCCCTTTTCCTCAATACACAACATGCTTGCAGCCCATTCTTTTATAATCCTTACTGATGCCGCGGGTATCCTGCACCAGATTTATAGGCCTGTCTGTTGCATCTGAACATAATCTCTCTGGACACCCTTGTATAATTTTATGCAAAGATTCACTTCTTGGCTGCGACAGTAGATGAACATGCTGTTTTGTGATAAAGACGTGCACCACTTTCTAAGTgaattagaagtgaaaccaaaacgaAATCCAAGTTTCCCCAAGCAATTTATCCCACTTAATTGGCATTAATTTCGCTATTTTACTTTGGGGAGAGCATCACAAAATGTCGACGTGTGTTGCGAAGCTCCCTAAACCGGACAATTTTCTATCGTGGTTAAGGTTACTACGAATTTTGCACAATTTTAAAAAGCCACCATAAGATAGCTCATTGTACTtactttgttctaaaaaagAAATTCTTTAAAGAGGTTTTTTCGTGCAGAGGTATTGCAAATTTTGTGTTTTGCGTGACTAAAATGTTAATTCCCCAAGGTGTTATGAGATGTCAACACTCGTCAACACCTCAGACCTCCCGCGCAGTATGACGGGGAGTACATCCGGGTATCTTCAATTTACCGAGTGTTGAGTTCGCCATCTATTTGTAGTAAATGCGGTTGAGTCTGCAATCAATAATCTGTGGCTAATAATGCAGCGCTGAATGCCTTTTCCCGCGAATTCAAAACTGTTTTGTCACAAACCCTCTCCAGGGGGCTTACGTCGATTTTCATTGGTCGGCGGCATCATAGCGGCATGCCCGCATTCACACCCGCATTGACAAAGTGTGAAAACGTGTAAAATCTTTCTGCTCAAAAACTCGGGGTTTATTTTTCCAGGACTAGGTCCTCTTCAAATGAATTTATAGGGTATGTAGATTTACCGGATTTTTACGAAATTTGGTCAAAATGATCGTCGGATATTGGTGCGCGAAAGTGTGTCGGGCTTTTCGGCTAAGTTATCGAGTGACGAAGAAGAGGTCATGAAAGTACTCGGAACCAAAATAGACTTAGTGATATCAAAGCTATccaacctggaaaaaaatttGGAAGAACTGAACATAGCAATTAAAGGACTACAAAGCAAGGTAACGTCTTTGGAGATAAAAGTAGACACAGTGAAAACTAAACAGAAAACCTTAGACGATAATTTCACTTCGTTGGAAAAAACTAATGCATTCGTTGACGAGCAAGTACAATAATTGATAGCTAAGACTTACAAAAATAATGACAACGTTAGCGACACACGCAAGAAACTGCTATACTTGGAGGCCTATAGTCGTCgtggaaatttgaaatttgaaggcAGCCCCGGAACTTGCGCATCAAGCGAAGAAGATGGAGTTATTTAACGGGGCGAAGTGTCCACCGAAAATACAAAAGCGGTGCTAGCTGAGTTCCTAGAGAGAGTTCTGGGAATAGATGATGCACAGAGCATTGAATATCAACGAGTACACTGAATGGGTAAGCCGAGAAAGGAAAATGGAAGAGAAAGGATCATCACTGCGCGTTTCCTAAGGTTTTCAGACCGAGAACGGGTGCTCAAATGCGGACGGAAACTCAAGGACACAAGATACAAGATGTATAAGGACCTCCCAAAAGAAATCTACGAGATCTCAAAGATTCAAATCGAGAAGTTAACGAATGCAATATTATAGTAGATCAGAGCCCGAAAAACTTCACATCAACGGTAAATACGTGAAGATGTAAAATGGAGGAAGTTTATCTGGGTTAGCGTTGCTATCATGATTATTCGTTTCCTCTAGAAATGCTGATTTCAGAAGTAGTAGAAAATTCCTGCTATATTTGACACTTCCAACTTTATATGTTATGCGTATTTTATTTCACACCTCAAGGGCGTTCCCTGTTTGATTTTTACACACTCCGGTGAATGGGCTTCGGGTGGAATGATGTATAAGGCGGTTGTTTGTGCTCGTAAACAGTTTTTCAGGAGCAAGAGGTATGTGGGATTTGTTCACCCATTTTCGCCCTCAGTCTTCGTTTTCGTTTTATGTCCATGTAGTTTTTTATCGCAGCCTGTTAAATACCGTACCCGATTATTATATTCTGCTCACTATCACgtttttacaaatttaacatcGATCAACCTACTTGTATGAATAACGTCTGGAAATTTCAGTGGCCGGGAAACATGTATTATTCGCACGGATCAAATCATAGCAATGGCGTTCTGGTGTTAATACGTGAGGCCCTGCAATTTGACTTGAAGTCGGTCAGGAAAGATAGTCATGGCAGATTTGTCATCGTTGAAGCGTTAGTTCTAGATTATCCTGTTTTGTTCATCAATATTTATGCTCCTCACAAAACCTATGAGGCCATTGACTTCTATGAAAATCTCAGGACTATTTTACTTGAGAGTGACTATGACCAGGACTACAAGTTTATCATGGGAGGTGATTTAAATGTACCATTAAGTCTTCAATTAGATAGTtgaaaaaacagaaaaggaGAGACGTGGTAACGAAAATCTGTGAGTTAATGTTGGACTTTAACCTGGTAGATATATGGAGACTCAGGAACCCGGATCAAAAGCGCTACACGTAGAAACAAAATTAGCCTTTAGTCCAACGTTGGCTAGATTATTGGCTAATAAGCGATGATTTTCAAGATGATGTGGTCTAATTTCAGCCATCAAAACAGACTGTGGAATAGTTTGAACAGTGCTCTGAACGTTTAATTGATTTGTGGATATTTGTTAGTTCTTATTTGTTAGGCATGGTGATTTCCGGTCAGCAGTCGTGACTGTATTTAGATCCCGTGATTGTTTACGTCATTAAGACTGAACACGTTTTTGCCTTTTCACCTTTTGACCGCCATTGTAACCCTTATTGAACAGTTTAAATATAGTTGAGTTCCTCCAATACCGCTACATTCATTGCTTCGTCACATGTTTtggtgccgggaccaggatGGAGGAATTAACCAAATTGTTAGCGTCAAGGAGAGCGCACAAGGCGCACGTAACTAAGTTGAGACAGAAAATCGATGAC contains these protein-coding regions:
- the LOC137987900 gene encoding leucine-rich repeat-containing protein 74A-like: MNLGCNNLRDQGAAHLSGALKDVHCKLTQLDLSANNLGDQGAVHLSDALKDVHCKLTQLDLSANNLGDQGAVHLSDALKDVHCKLTQLNLGVNVGDQGAKHLSDALKDVNCKLTQLGLQFNNIGDHGAAHLCDALKDVNCKLTQLDLQFNKIGDQGAAHLSGALKDVNCKLTQLDISKNKIGDEGAAYLSDTLKDVNCELVI
- the LOC137987899 gene encoding NLR family CARD domain-containing protein 3-like, which encodes MKLAPTDCAAVMDFVKDANVMSLKLGENSLGPLGCKEIQYSLKDVNCKLTQLYLNVNKIGDQGAAHLSDALKDVNCELTQLNLEVNEIGDHGAAHLSEALKDVNCILTQLDLFRNKIGDQGAAHLRDARKDVNCKLTQLDLRENNIGDQGAAHLRDALKDVNCKLTQLNLPENKIGDQGAAHLSDALKDVNCKLTQLDLKENKIGV
- the LOC137987898 gene encoding NACHT, LRR and PYD domains-containing protein 1a-like — its product is MEGGKKGKPSLPVLEDCYDMPPQLKVKPSKLSGLQTVSELWGSVDLPIDILLLTVEDCEFLSCYSLLGQPVKSYNMEVGAIYFGYIGTDQNQLKVALKICPKGSVVPGGSSTAVKNAVRVLKPKAVFLVGTCCGLSSDKVKLGDVVVSAKLTTPAGFKIPVSPHLGDLVRDAPIGWVAPLENPDELEVKVHCDGDILSQAEWCKVADLQKQYPEAIAVETGGEGVLAAAYDEKVEWVVAKGVSSFVNQTQPSSSEWMSFASTMAASIVAKMISDPAVFKDWPHCNQGARNMEVELANAQKRKREESQYEGTSEEVFEPANKQRKLEENQCEDESQLQAFIQWLKGVAIARTEHAADLQQPFRPNPGEGPPAKDFTVDEIFVNVVIREGRASYNFPADRWKQLQVYPMASAEQTNPLRPQDIFDSSHRNVLAVGRPGIGKTMLCTRLLRFWASDDTKMQSQCEVAFLLKFRHLNSEPDLNLRELLTLAETVECLKDELWQCIIDNPSKVLLIFDGMDEFSSRSGIAKDDSRFKNTAEERMPLRCLYKKIASGKVLQGCTLLTTVRPTAVKDVKELKFDRTVEIIGFTSEQVEEFVEKFTKDDDSGNLKEIIWQHISTNLNLFSLCYIPVNCFIICHCLLQLINANPDAEHKLPVKITEIYSISVKIFFHKHGRGKYSCSKTDLGCYMYKRFDELQPENDEVFKKLGKIAFRGIKCGKLVFESNEVSGLEDCGLLHRLPDMKSRQPLSQPPRAQYCFIHLTIQEFFAAKHLTDTFSRDKLQKFVTRHIRCGAWKVVMQFVAGLLEPNAGKRMSNSEVFTHLLP